Within Celeribacter marinus, the genomic segment TGTTCTTGGATGCGCCACGGTTTGGATCCGCTGTTAATCTGCTGTCATAACCGCAGTGTTAACGTAACTTTCTAGATGCCGTCCAGGGCACTAGATGCCGTCCAGGAAAGAAACCTCCAGTTCCGGCATCTCTTTCAGCCATTCACCATCGTCGATCGAGCCCCAAGTCCATCCGGCGGGCATGGCGAGTTCTGGTTTAGTACGATACATATAAATGAATGGTTTGAATTCTTTTGCAGCCGACTCAGCCGAGACGTCTGGTGTCTTTAAACCGTCAAGAGATGACGAGAAAAAGCCCTTAATTTTGCGGGGCGCCCCATTTTTGTCAAAAGTGATTCTATTATACGCATAGCTTTCTAAAATCTCAGAAGCATCTTCGACGCCAGCGTCCATCATTTGCCGAAGGTAGCTTTCCGAAGTGTCCAGAACCATTTCATAACTTATATCGCTATAACGATCAGCTAAAACGGAGGCATATTTTGAGGCATACGCTTCCAACCCGAGGGACTCAGCCAGATAGCGTTGCGCTGTGAGGGCACAAGTTGCCGAATATACCCATGAGGGACAGAAAATTGACACTCAAACCTCCAAGTGTGTTAGCGGATATATCCACAGCCATTTTTTTGAGGTTAGAGTTATTTTATCTGGCCCCACGCGTCAATTATATCATTTAATATATTTTCACAGGTATCCAATTTTGCGTCAGGGTCTGACTTCAACGCTTTTTGGAGCTGGTTGCGGCAATACTCATATACTTTGAATAAGTTTTCAGCAATTTCGCCCCCCTTTTCGAAGTCGAGGCTTGTTTGCAAGATATACACAGCCGTGAAGGCATTTGAGAAATATTTCTTTTTCTTCTCATCCTCGATCGCCGGCGTCTGTAGGTTTTTGAGGCACCGTGACAGCTCTTGAAGGGTTAGAGTGATCATCTCGTGAGGGTCGGAGATACCCGAGAGCCCTGCCTGCCGCGACCTGTTGTATTGGCTTCTTGCAAATGCGTAGTTCATTGTTCTCTCCCGCCACTGTTGTTATTCATATTAACGGTGCGTCAGACGGATTGTTTAGGCCCTCGAGAGTGAAATCGGTGCATTTAGTTTTGAGGGTAAGCCGTCCTTTTTTCTGTATATTCGCTTAGCGGTATGAAGACCCTAGAACTCTCGCGGTCGCTTTCGTCGAAATGACAAACCTCGACCTGAACATTCCCGATATCAGGCTCTTGTGAGGGGTTTGATGTTTGCGCGACCCATTTCAGAAACAGATTCATAGCTTACCTCGTTGGTTGTTCCTACGAGTGTTTGAGCAAGATTGATGCCAACTTGCTCTGAGCTGAGATTAAGTGATCAAAAACGAGGTGAGTTCAACGCTATGGATGAACGGCTCATAGCCCCAACGCTCCAGATAGTCATTTATTGTGGTCTTTATCTTTTCGCTTAGCAATTGGCGGCCTTCCCGAGACAGAAGGACTTCTTCGTTAAGCTCGGCCGCTTGTGCGAGAATAAGAGGGCGCAGCTGTGGTTCGCGCTCTTCAAGTGTCGTCATCATACTGCTGGCATTGAGGGGGGACTCAAAGATTGAAACGGCAATTTCAAAGCTGAACAGCTTATTACTTCCTGGCACGTTCCCGATAATTGTGGAGGGGTATGGGTAATACTCATACCCGGGTGTCGCTATAGCAAACCCTTCCTCATCTGTCTCTTGTGCTGAGGCATCGGTATTTTCAGGCGGAGCTTCAATTTCTATGGGCGGGGTTGGCGGGTTGAGCGCATCAAGCCTGTCAGATTGAGGGCTTATTGTGTTGTGACCCGCCGCAAATACCAAAAGCGTTATGAGCGCAGGCGCACCATAGAGGGCGGCTGATAATAACATTTTCTTCATCGTCACTTCTCCCATGTCATCTGAACGACACAGATTTTAAAACTGTTAAACCGAGGCTGTGAGTATTAGCTGTCAATTATTTGAAGCCTCAAGTCTCATGGTCGTCATTTGCTTGTCTGTTTTCTGACTCTTTGATTTAGGCGTAATTTTTGAAAAATATATTAAAAAAAATTTAATCAATATTATCAAGTTGTTAAATTAAGAAAGTGTTGATTTTTCGATTTTGTGCCTCGCCGGTTTGTGGGGTTGGCTTGGTTATTGCCTTTCAGACTCCGTAACCTGGAGAGCCGCAATGAACTCGATTTTGATAGAAGCTGCACATTTCTCACAAGCGCAGGCGCTGCGCGAGCT encodes:
- the fliS gene encoding flagellar export chaperone FliS, translated to MNYAFARSQYNRSRQAGLSGISDPHEMITLTLQELSRCLKNLQTPAIEDEKKKKYFSNAFTAVYILQTSLDFEKGGEIAENLFKVYEYCRNQLQKALKSDPDAKLDTCENILNDIIDAWGQIK
- a CDS encoding flagellar basal body-associated FliL family protein — protein: MKKMLLSAALYGAPALITLLVFAAGHNTISPQSDRLDALNPPTPPIEIEAPPENTDASAQETDEEGFAIATPGYEYYPYPSTIIGNVPGSNKLFSFEIAVSIFESPLNASSMMTTLEEREPQLRPLILAQAAELNEEVLLSREGRQLLSEKIKTTINDYLERWGYEPFIHSVELTSFLIT